In Allorhodopirellula heiligendammensis, one DNA window encodes the following:
- a CDS encoding calcium/sodium antiporter has product MLFAVGQLVAGALLLLLGGEGVVRGASRLAILARLSPLFIGLTVVSLGTSAPEMAVSVATAMQGQADITIGNVVGSNLFNMLVIVGFSAIVATLPVDRQITSFDAPFMVATCIAMGVLGYDGQIDKVDGVGLLVALLVYFGISYKLGKRKAPESIEDFVDDVAGEPMPEASWGRTVGAASLQLLILALGVGGLILGCEWFVAGSVTFARFFGLSEAVIGLTIVSVGTSLPELVTSVAATLKGERGIAIGNAVGSTILNILAVLGVSAVVSPVGLNVLRSIEVFDIPVMIGAAIVTWIVLRTHQRVTRVEGVVMVLLYVGYVSYLLLDAA; this is encoded by the coding sequence ATGCTTTTCGCTGTCGGACAACTTGTGGCAGGTGCACTGCTATTGCTCTTGGGCGGCGAGGGCGTGGTACGCGGGGCGTCACGGCTGGCAATTTTAGCTCGTCTGAGCCCGCTGTTCATCGGATTGACCGTGGTTTCGCTGGGCACCAGCGCACCGGAGATGGCGGTCAGCGTGGCGACGGCCATGCAAGGCCAGGCTGATATTACGATCGGCAATGTGGTCGGCAGCAATCTGTTTAACATGTTGGTGATCGTAGGATTCAGCGCGATCGTGGCAACGCTGCCCGTCGATCGTCAGATCACATCCTTCGACGCGCCCTTCATGGTGGCGACGTGTATCGCGATGGGGGTACTCGGATACGACGGCCAAATCGACAAAGTTGACGGAGTCGGACTGCTCGTCGCGTTGTTAGTGTACTTCGGAATTTCGTACAAGTTGGGCAAACGTAAGGCTCCTGAATCGATCGAAGACTTCGTCGACGATGTCGCAGGAGAGCCGATGCCAGAAGCATCCTGGGGCCGTACGGTGGGAGCTGCATCATTGCAGTTGCTGATATTGGCCCTCGGTGTTGGTGGATTGATTTTAGGATGCGAATGGTTTGTCGCTGGGTCGGTGACGTTCGCGCGGTTCTTTGGGCTGTCCGAAGCCGTGATTGGCCTGACGATCGTTTCCGTTGGTACATCCTTGCCTGAATTGGTGACGTCCGTGGCGGCCACTTTGAAAGGTGAGCGTGGAATTGCGATTGGCAATGCGGTCGGTAGTACAATCCTAAACATACTCGCGGTGCTTGGTGTATCGGCCGTCGTTTCACCGGTCGGCCTCAATGTTCTGCGCTCCATCGAAGTGTTCGACATTCCTGTCATGATTGGTGCCGCGATCGTGACTTGGATTGTTCTCCGAACTCATCAAAGAGTGACGCGGGTCGAGGGCGTTGTGATGGTCTTACTGTACGTCGGCTATGTAAGCTATCTCTTGCTGGACGCGGCGTGA
- the gltB gene encoding glutamate synthase large subunit, producing the protein MNPLNRYHLPSAQGLYDPEMEKDACGVGFVAHIKGVASHQTVIDADTILQNMDHRGACGCEPNTGDGSGILCGLPHKFLRKVAKADLGVDLPEAGKFAAGLIFLPPDDAERKICKDTVERLVAETGQKLIGWRDVPQQADAADIGPTARLSEPVIEQLFIAAADGLSEEEFERKLYLVRKQASHALRGSETLEQALVFYVCSLSTKVIIYKGMLTPAQVMPYFPDLRDDDFETHLAMVHSRFSTNTFPSWDRAQPLRFMSHNGEINTLRGNRNWMRAREGMAESEIFGDELKKLFPVIEPHLSDSGTFDNVLEFLLMNGRTLQEAIMMMVPEAWQKHQTMPEEKRAFYEYFSCLMEPWDGPASIVFTDGHYIGATLDRNGLRPSRYYITHDDRVIMASEVGVLPVDPSIVREKGRLQPGKMFLIDFEQGRLIPDEELKREFAVRKPYGKWLKEQRIRLADLHPEQEPHGFEGETLLPRMQAFGYTSETMNFMLRPLVEQARDPVGSMGNDSALACLSDKPRLIYDYFKQLFAQVTNPAIDSIREEVIMSLECYIGPEQNLLAATEQHCHRLLVDHPILTNEEIATLKHINYEGWHSRTIDITFDRSEGKAGLQNTLDRICAEAEAACDDNIQLIVLTDRAVSHDRVPVSVLMATGAVHHHLVSQAKRTRVGLVLETGEAREVHHHCLLIGYGADAINPYLAFESLWQAHRDGLLPPAYDDDAVVAAYRKSVGKGMLKVMAKMGISTLQSYKGAQIFEALGLRDEIIQRCFVGTASRIQGVTFDILAEETLRRHELGYPEKANDRLPSLPNLGEYHWRAEGEKHAWSPQSISSLQLAARNNNEDAYWQFAHTINEENRNRCTLRGLLGFREGVAGPSIPLDEVQSAKEIVKRFCTGAMSLGSISAESHEALAIAMNRMGGKSNTGEGGEDPVRFKAMENGDSKRSSIKQIASGRFGVTIEYLANADELQIKVSQGAKPGEGGELPGKKVDDYIAGIRYSTPGVGLISPPPHHDIYSIEDLAQLIHDLKNSNPSARVSVKLVSEVGVGVIASGVAKAHADHILIAGDTGGTGASPLTSIKHAGLPWELGIAETHQVLVLNDLRSRVVLQTDGGLKTGRDVVIAALLGAEEFGFATAPLITLGCIMMRKCHLNTCPVGIATQDRELRKKFTGKPEHVVNYLFMVAEDARRLMAKLGFRTIDEMVGRSDVLKTDEAIKHWKSDGLDLTQVLKPAAKPHENVGVICSRKQDHGLEKSLDMTKLLGEARSAIDTGEPVRIVSPIININRTVGTILSHEIAKVHGQKGLPDDTIHIDLTGSAGQSLGAFLAHGVTIELEGDANDYVGKGLSGGRVVVYPPRERTFSSSENVIVGNVCLYGATSGDAFFSGRAAERFCVRNSGANAVVEGVGDHGCEYMTGGRVVVLGWTGRNFAAGMSGGIAYVWDRQGDFNLNCNLATVELEKIEGGEEEAMVKDMIQRHQDFTGSDVAAEALANWDTFLSQCVKVMPVDYKRVLQEHAKKQAAGSVPAAV; encoded by the coding sequence ATGAATCCACTCAATCGATATCATTTACCATCGGCCCAAGGTCTCTATGATCCAGAAATGGAAAAGGATGCCTGTGGGGTCGGCTTCGTCGCTCACATTAAAGGCGTTGCCAGCCACCAAACCGTCATTGATGCAGACACGATTCTGCAGAATATGGATCACCGCGGTGCCTGCGGGTGCGAACCGAATACCGGCGACGGTTCGGGGATCCTGTGCGGACTGCCGCACAAGTTCCTTCGCAAGGTTGCCAAGGCAGACCTGGGGGTAGATTTGCCCGAGGCGGGCAAGTTCGCCGCCGGACTCATCTTTCTGCCGCCCGATGATGCCGAGCGCAAGATCTGCAAAGACACTGTCGAGAGACTCGTTGCCGAAACCGGGCAAAAGCTGATCGGATGGCGTGATGTGCCCCAGCAAGCGGACGCGGCCGATATCGGACCGACCGCCCGCCTCAGCGAACCGGTGATCGAGCAGTTGTTCATCGCTGCCGCCGATGGCCTCTCCGAAGAGGAATTCGAACGAAAACTGTATCTGGTTCGCAAGCAGGCGTCGCACGCGCTGCGGGGCAGCGAAACTCTCGAACAGGCACTCGTGTTCTACGTCTGCTCACTTTCGACGAAGGTGATTATCTACAAGGGGATGTTGACGCCGGCGCAGGTCATGCCGTATTTCCCCGACCTTCGCGACGACGATTTCGAAACCCATCTGGCGATGGTCCACAGTCGCTTCTCAACGAATACTTTTCCGAGTTGGGACCGTGCTCAGCCGCTGCGTTTCATGAGCCATAATGGCGAAATCAACACGCTGCGTGGCAACCGCAACTGGATGCGTGCACGCGAAGGGATGGCCGAGAGCGAGATTTTTGGCGATGAGCTGAAGAAATTGTTCCCTGTCATCGAACCGCACTTGAGTGACTCAGGCACGTTCGACAATGTGCTCGAGTTCTTGCTGATGAACGGCCGCACGCTGCAGGAAGCGATCATGATGATGGTGCCGGAAGCATGGCAGAAGCATCAGACGATGCCAGAGGAAAAGCGGGCGTTTTATGAATACTTTAGCTGCCTGATGGAACCATGGGACGGTCCTGCATCGATCGTGTTTACCGATGGGCACTACATCGGCGCAACGCTCGACCGCAATGGTCTTCGCCCGAGCCGCTATTACATCACGCACGATGACCGTGTGATCATGGCGAGCGAAGTCGGCGTGTTGCCCGTTGATCCTTCGATCGTGCGAGAGAAGGGACGGCTGCAGCCGGGCAAAATGTTCCTGATCGATTTCGAACAGGGCCGTCTGATCCCCGATGAGGAGCTCAAACGCGAATTTGCGGTCCGGAAACCGTACGGGAAGTGGCTCAAGGAGCAGCGCATTCGACTCGCGGATTTGCACCCCGAACAAGAACCCCATGGTTTTGAGGGTGAGACCCTGCTCCCACGAATGCAAGCGTTCGGGTACACCTCCGAAACGATGAACTTCATGCTCCGCCCACTCGTCGAGCAGGCCCGAGATCCAGTCGGATCGATGGGGAACGACTCGGCGCTAGCATGTTTGTCGGATAAGCCGCGACTGATTTACGACTACTTCAAGCAATTATTTGCCCAAGTCACCAACCCCGCTATCGATTCGATTCGGGAAGAGGTGATCATGTCCTTGGAGTGTTACATCGGCCCGGAACAGAATCTGCTTGCCGCCACGGAGCAGCACTGCCACCGATTGTTGGTTGACCATCCGATCTTGACGAACGAGGAGATCGCCACACTCAAGCACATTAATTACGAAGGCTGGCACAGTCGTACAATCGACATCACTTTTGATCGCAGCGAAGGCAAAGCCGGGCTGCAGAACACGCTAGATCGGATTTGCGCCGAAGCAGAAGCTGCCTGTGATGACAACATCCAATTGATCGTGTTAACCGACCGCGCGGTATCCCATGATCGTGTGCCCGTCAGCGTTTTGATGGCGACCGGTGCAGTTCACCATCACCTTGTCTCTCAAGCCAAGCGGACCCGTGTGGGCCTGGTGCTTGAAACGGGTGAGGCACGAGAGGTGCACCACCATTGCTTGTTGATCGGCTATGGCGCTGATGCGATCAATCCTTACCTTGCATTTGAGTCCCTGTGGCAGGCCCATCGCGACGGGCTGCTGCCTCCGGCCTACGACGATGACGCCGTCGTTGCGGCTTATCGCAAATCAGTTGGCAAGGGCATGTTAAAGGTGATGGCCAAGATGGGCATCAGTACGTTGCAGAGTTACAAGGGTGCTCAGATCTTTGAGGCTCTCGGCCTGCGAGACGAGATCATCCAACGCTGCTTTGTGGGCACCGCCAGTCGAATTCAGGGGGTTACGTTTGACATCCTCGCCGAAGAAACACTGCGTCGACATGAACTCGGTTATCCCGAGAAGGCCAATGACCGGTTGCCATCGCTACCCAACCTCGGTGAGTATCACTGGCGTGCCGAAGGCGAAAAGCATGCCTGGAGTCCACAATCAATCTCCAGTTTGCAGCTCGCAGCACGCAACAACAACGAAGATGCCTACTGGCAGTTCGCGCATACGATCAACGAGGAAAACCGGAACCGCTGCACCCTGCGTGGGCTACTTGGTTTCCGTGAAGGCGTTGCCGGGCCATCCATCCCACTCGATGAAGTGCAGAGTGCCAAGGAAATCGTCAAACGATTCTGCACCGGCGCGATGAGCTTGGGCAGCATCAGTGCGGAGTCGCACGAAGCGTTGGCGATCGCAATGAACCGCATGGGCGGTAAGAGCAACACCGGCGAAGGTGGCGAGGATCCCGTTCGTTTCAAAGCGATGGAAAACGGCGACTCCAAGCGGTCGAGCATCAAGCAGATCGCATCGGGTCGCTTTGGGGTTACGATCGAATATCTCGCCAACGCCGACGAGTTACAAATCAAAGTCTCCCAAGGGGCGAAGCCCGGCGAAGGTGGAGAGTTGCCCGGCAAGAAGGTTGATGACTATATCGCCGGCATTCGTTACAGCACGCCTGGCGTTGGTCTGATTAGTCCTCCGCCGCACCACGATATTTACTCGATCGAAGATCTGGCTCAACTGATCCACGATTTGAAGAACAGCAATCCTTCGGCTCGCGTCAGTGTCAAGCTCGTCAGCGAGGTTGGCGTCGGCGTGATCGCTTCGGGTGTCGCCAAAGCACACGCCGATCACATTTTGATCGCTGGTGATACCGGCGGCACGGGTGCATCACCGCTAACGAGCATCAAACATGCTGGACTGCCGTGGGAACTTGGGATCGCCGAGACGCATCAGGTGCTTGTACTCAACGACCTGCGTAGTCGGGTGGTTCTGCAAACCGATGGTGGACTGAAGACCGGACGTGATGTTGTCATCGCCGCGTTACTTGGTGCGGAGGAGTTCGGTTTCGCGACCGCGCCGCTGATCACGCTGGGCTGCATCATGATGCGGAAGTGTCACCTCAATACCTGCCCGGTGGGTATCGCAACGCAAGACCGCGAACTTCGTAAGAAGTTCACCGGCAAGCCGGAGCATGTTGTCAATTATCTGTTCATGGTTGCGGAAGATGCTCGCCGCCTGATGGCGAAACTGGGTTTCCGGACGATCGATGAGATGGTCGGACGCAGCGATGTGCTGAAGACAGACGAGGCAATTAAGCATTGGAAGAGCGACGGATTGGACCTCACCCAAGTGCTCAAGCCGGCGGCGAAGCCCCATGAAAACGTGGGCGTCATCTGCTCTCGCAAGCAAGACCATGGTCTTGAGAAGTCTTTGGATATGACCAAGCTGCTCGGCGAAGCCAGATCCGCTATTGATACGGGCGAGCCGGTTCGCATCGTCTCACCCATCATCAACATCAACCGCACCGTGGGGACGATTTTGTCCCATGAGATCGCCAAGGTGCACGGTCAGAAAGGGCTGCCCGACGACACCATCCATATCGATTTGACCGGCTCCGCCGGACAGAGCCTCGGAGCGTTCCTCGCACATGGTGTGACCATCGAACTCGAGGGTGATGCCAATGATTATGTCGGCAAGGGACTTTCGGGTGGGCGGGTTGTTGTCTATCCACCGCGCGAACGCACTTTCTCCTCATCAGAAAATGTGATCGTTGGCAACGTGTGTTTGTACGGGGCCACCAGTGGTGACGCATTCTTCAGCGGTCGTGCTGCCGAACGGTTCTGCGTCCGCAATAGCGGTGCCAATGCCGTCGTGGAAGGTGTCGGGGATCATGGTTGTGAGTACATGACCGGCGGACGTGTCGTCGTGCTCGGCTGGACCGGACGTAACTTTGCCGCCGGCATGTCGGGCGGGATCGCCTACGTCTGGGATCGCCAAGGCGACTTCAACTTGAACTGCAACCTTGCCACCGTGGAGCTCGAGAAGATCGAGGGTGGTGAAGAGGAGGCGATGGTCAAGGACATGATCCAACGTCACCAGGACTTCACCGGTAGTGATGTCGCTGCCGAAGCGTTGGCGAACTGGGATACGTTCCTGTCTCAATGCGTCAAGGTCATGCCAGTCGACTACAAGCGAGTTCTGCAGGAGCACGCGAAGAAACAAGCCGCCGGATCCGTTCCCGCAGCTGTTTAA
- a CDS encoding glutamate synthase subunit beta produces the protein MGKITGFTEFDREKVPWRLPVVRINDYDEIYTEHKTDQLRTQGARCMDCGVPFCQSASGCPVDNLIPEWNDLVYNNRWKEAIERLHKTNNFPEFTGRTCPAPCEGACVLGITNPPVTIKNIENAIVDRAWEEGWIKPEPPQSRTGKKVAIVGSGPSGLAAADQLNKVGHLVTVFERADRLGGLLQYGIPNMKLSKKVLQRRIDKLVAEGIEFRTGVNVGKDITTDELQEQYDAVLLACGATKPRDLPIDGREAKGVHFAMEFLTANTKQSVHGDKLNDDFISAEGKDVIVIGGGDTGTDCIGTSIRHGCRSLVNFELLPKPAEDRAADNPWPEWPRVFRVDYGHEEAETKFGKDPREYQILSKKFLLDDAGKLRGIQTVAVEWTKNDEGGWQMSEVAGSEKDWPAQLILLAMGFLGPEQYVAESLGMKTDGRSNFQAEYGKFATSVEGVFAAGDCRRGQSLVVWAINEGRGAARAIDTYLQGSSRLPAPGVTLGTSLAVV, from the coding sequence ATGGGCAAGATCACCGGATTTACCGAGTTCGACCGCGAAAAAGTGCCATGGCGTTTGCCAGTCGTACGGATCAACGATTACGACGAAATCTATACCGAGCATAAGACCGACCAACTGCGCACCCAAGGTGCTCGGTGCATGGATTGCGGCGTTCCATTTTGCCAATCCGCCAGCGGCTGTCCGGTAGACAACCTAATTCCCGAGTGGAACGATCTCGTCTACAACAACCGTTGGAAAGAGGCGATCGAGCGTCTACACAAGACGAACAACTTCCCCGAGTTCACCGGACGGACCTGTCCCGCCCCTTGTGAGGGTGCGTGCGTGCTGGGAATCACTAATCCTCCCGTCACGATCAAGAACATCGAGAATGCGATTGTCGACCGTGCCTGGGAAGAAGGTTGGATTAAGCCGGAACCCCCTCAGTCTCGCACGGGCAAGAAAGTCGCGATCGTTGGAAGTGGACCATCGGGTCTAGCCGCTGCCGACCAACTTAACAAGGTCGGCCATCTCGTCACTGTGTTCGAGCGGGCCGACAGGCTCGGTGGACTGCTGCAATACGGCATTCCCAATATGAAGTTATCCAAGAAAGTCTTGCAACGGCGTATCGACAAACTGGTCGCCGAAGGCATCGAGTTTCGTACCGGGGTGAATGTTGGCAAAGACATTACAACCGATGAACTGCAAGAGCAGTACGATGCCGTCCTGCTCGCCTGTGGCGCCACCAAGCCCCGCGATCTGCCGATTGATGGTCGCGAGGCCAAGGGCGTGCATTTTGCAATGGAGTTTTTGACTGCCAATACGAAGCAAAGCGTTCACGGCGATAAGCTCAATGACGATTTCATTAGCGCCGAAGGCAAGGACGTCATCGTCATCGGAGGTGGTGACACCGGCACGGACTGCATCGGCACCAGCATCCGACACGGTTGCCGCTCGCTAGTCAACTTTGAATTATTGCCAAAGCCAGCCGAAGATCGCGCTGCGGACAATCCATGGCCCGAGTGGCCACGCGTGTTCCGCGTCGATTACGGGCACGAGGAAGCCGAAACTAAATTCGGTAAGGACCCCCGTGAATACCAAATCCTGAGCAAGAAGTTCTTGCTGGATGATGCTGGGAAGCTTCGAGGCATCCAAACCGTTGCCGTTGAGTGGACCAAGAACGACGAAGGCGGTTGGCAAATGAGCGAGGTCGCCGGCAGCGAGAAGGACTGGCCCGCCCAGTTGATCTTGCTCGCCATGGGATTCTTAGGCCCGGAACAATACGTGGCGGAATCGCTCGGCATGAAGACCGACGGCCGCAGTAACTTCCAAGCCGAGTATGGGAAATTCGCCACGAGCGTTGAGGGCGTATTTGCCGCTGGCGATTGCCGACGTGGTCAAAGCCTAGTCGTCTGGGCGATTAACGAAGGCCGCGGCGCAGCAAGAGCGATTGATACCTACCTACAAGGCTCAAGTCGCTTGCCAGCCCCCGGTGTAACGCTCGGAACGTCTCTAGCGGTCGTCTAA
- a CDS encoding Gfo/Idh/MocA family protein — MRLKFSVLCCCVLPCLLVATGFSSSPLQAQSSEQTAPEIRLGIIGLDTSHSPAIIKTFNNPEPTDKIFAGFRVVAAYPFGSQTIESSASRIPQYTTEAQEQGVEIVDSIADLLSKVDCVFLETNDGQLHLEQALQVFQAGKPVFIDKPTGSNLAETIAIFRAAEHYQVPMFSASSLRYTEGAQAIRAGKIGRVLGCSTYSPCSLEPAHVDLFWYGIHGVETLFTCMGTGCLSVQHTETETCQFSVGTWDGGRVGTFRGIQSGRSGYGGTAFGDKAIMDVGSYAGYEPLFIEVAKFFHSHEPPVSSQETIEIYAFMQAAFASKHRGGSMIEIAEVMKAAIADAEQLLEGKLVEPSK; from the coding sequence ATGCGTTTGAAATTCTCTGTCCTCTGTTGCTGCGTCCTCCCCTGTCTGTTGGTGGCAACAGGATTTTCATCTTCCCCACTTCAGGCCCAGAGTTCCGAACAAACAGCACCTGAGATTCGGCTGGGTATCATTGGATTGGATACTTCGCACTCGCCCGCGATTATCAAGACCTTCAATAATCCGGAACCGACTGACAAGATCTTCGCGGGGTTCCGCGTGGTTGCCGCCTATCCCTTTGGTAGTCAAACGATTGAGTCCAGCGCTAGTCGGATCCCTCAATACACGACAGAGGCTCAAGAGCAGGGGGTCGAGATCGTTGATTCGATTGCCGACTTGCTGAGCAAGGTCGATTGTGTGTTTCTGGAAACCAACGACGGGCAACTTCATTTGGAGCAGGCGTTGCAAGTGTTCCAAGCGGGCAAGCCCGTCTTCATCGACAAGCCGACAGGCTCAAACTTGGCCGAGACGATTGCAATCTTTCGAGCCGCCGAGCACTACCAGGTGCCGATGTTCTCCGCATCATCGCTGCGATACACCGAGGGAGCTCAAGCAATTCGGGCGGGCAAGATCGGGCGGGTCCTTGGATGCAGCACTTACAGCCCATGCTCTCTCGAGCCAGCTCACGTGGACCTCTTCTGGTACGGTATCCACGGTGTCGAGACGCTCTTTACGTGCATGGGAACCGGCTGTCTCTCGGTACAGCACACTGAAACGGAAACGTGTCAGTTTTCGGTCGGTACGTGGGATGGCGGACGCGTGGGTACCTTCCGTGGGATTCAGTCAGGGCGTTCCGGGTATGGTGGCACCGCGTTCGGCGATAAGGCAATTATGGACGTCGGTTCCTACGCTGGTTACGAACCGCTGTTCATCGAGGTCGCTAAGTTCTTTCACTCCCATGAGCCGCCCGTATCTTCCCAGGAAACGATCGAAATTTACGCATTCATGCAGGCTGCGTTCGCGAGCAAGCATCGCGGCGGCAGTATGATTGAAATCGCTGAGGTAATGAAAGCAGCCATTGCGGACGCAGAGCAATTGCTTGAAGGGAAGCTCGTCGAGCCCAGCAAATAG
- a CDS encoding RNA polymerase sigma factor, giving the protein MNFSMSTLAPEKPINVSPRKTDSIRSGTDSASSEHEITDEELISRYRQSGDRAVYEALMRRYEREIYAYLRRYMGNAEMAEDAFQGTFLQVHLKCQQFDLTRRFRPWLYAIATNQAIDVQRRNKRHRMVSLDRPGGWQDDDRGGSWSEKLVGASADPLAEAAREENGRWVHEAVAQLGKPMQQVVELVYYRGLKYREAAEVLGIPVGTVKSRLHSAIHQLGGFWDDSHDPS; this is encoded by the coding sequence ATGAACTTTTCAATGAGCACTCTCGCTCCAGAAAAGCCGATCAACGTCTCGCCGCGCAAAACGGATTCTATCCGCAGCGGAACCGATTCGGCTTCTTCGGAACACGAGATCACTGACGAAGAACTCATCTCGAGGTATCGCCAATCGGGCGACCGCGCGGTCTATGAGGCTTTGATGCGGCGTTATGAACGTGAGATCTACGCATACTTGCGTCGATACATGGGAAATGCCGAAATGGCGGAAGATGCGTTCCAAGGCACTTTTTTGCAAGTGCATTTGAAGTGTCAACAATTCGATCTGACACGTCGTTTCCGGCCGTGGCTGTATGCGATTGCCACTAACCAAGCAATCGACGTGCAGCGACGGAACAAGCGTCACCGGATGGTAAGTTTGGATCGCCCTGGGGGATGGCAGGACGATGACCGGGGCGGAAGTTGGTCGGAGAAACTGGTTGGGGCGAGCGCTGATCCACTCGCCGAAGCCGCTCGTGAAGAAAACGGACGATGGGTACACGAGGCTGTCGCCCAGCTGGGGAAACCCATGCAGCAGGTCGTCGAGCTGGTGTACTATCGCGGTCTCAAGTATCGCGAAGCTGCGGAAGTCCTTGGGATTCCCGTCGGTACGGTGAAAAGCCGCTTGCACTCAGCGATCCATCAACTCGGAGGATTCTGGGACGATTCGCACGATCCCAGTTAG
- a CDS encoding FAD-dependent oxidoreductase has product MGKHPLRYSRRELVEMAFGSAAAGLFASAIGCDRLSRMVSDPLPGKGELILQNHRVGHRIRDFTAPSQAAPAASEKHQCVIIGAGVSGLSAAWHAERMGIEDILVLELEAVPGGTSRCDNANGFEFPWGAHYLPVPKSDNQPLVEFLTQCDVLRVDENGVVEVSEQYLCREPEERVFAQQQWWGGLYPDAIATPADRNELQRFLDEMKRMSAAVGEDGKRMFALPTRQSSSAELAKKLDQISMAQWMSDRGFDSPPLRWLVDYACRDDYGLRADQTSAWAGVFYFAARLDEQSGESQSVMTWPTGNGFLVKKLVEPLGDRLRLNQAVARVTPSNRNLERSSLMLDVMNCETFAMTTMEAEHVIVAVPQFVATRMLDAAWMKSRDETRDIPTEVFSYGSWVVANIHLRDRPEEAGFPMSWDNVISPSGSLGYVNATHQLGMDHGPTVLTWYQALTDGQSNIIREKLLTRTWSEVAETVIMDLELAHPDIRPLITRLDAMIWGHAMPQPHVGAIFHPARAAALRSIGNVHFACTDLSGIALFEEAFDHGYRAAAACV; this is encoded by the coding sequence ATGGGAAAGCATCCCCTGCGGTACTCACGGCGAGAGTTGGTCGAAATGGCGTTCGGCTCTGCCGCCGCAGGTCTGTTTGCGTCGGCGATAGGATGTGACCGGCTTTCCAGAATGGTTTCCGATCCGTTGCCTGGTAAAGGTGAGCTGATTCTTCAGAATCACCGCGTCGGTCATCGAATCCGAGATTTCACAGCGCCATCGCAGGCAGCCCCAGCAGCTTCTGAGAAGCATCAGTGCGTCATCATTGGGGCCGGCGTATCGGGTTTATCAGCAGCCTGGCATGCAGAGCGAATGGGCATCGAGGACATATTGGTACTGGAATTGGAGGCGGTCCCCGGAGGTACCTCGCGGTGCGACAACGCCAATGGTTTCGAGTTCCCTTGGGGAGCGCACTACCTACCGGTTCCGAAGTCCGACAATCAGCCGCTCGTTGAGTTTTTAACGCAGTGCGACGTGCTGCGCGTTGATGAGAATGGCGTGGTTGAAGTCAGCGAGCAGTATTTGTGTCGTGAGCCGGAGGAGCGAGTCTTCGCGCAGCAACAGTGGTGGGGCGGGCTGTATCCTGATGCGATCGCGACTCCAGCGGATCGAAATGAACTGCAGCGGTTCCTGGACGAGATGAAGCGAATGTCAGCTGCAGTCGGTGAAGATGGGAAACGTATGTTTGCCTTGCCGACGCGTCAAAGTTCATCAGCTGAACTTGCCAAGAAGCTCGACCAGATTTCGATGGCGCAGTGGATGAGCGATCGTGGATTCGATTCGCCGCCCCTGCGATGGCTCGTTGACTATGCTTGTCGAGATGATTACGGCCTCCGTGCTGATCAAACCAGTGCGTGGGCAGGCGTGTTCTATTTCGCCGCTCGACTCGATGAACAATCCGGTGAGTCACAAAGCGTGATGACCTGGCCAACGGGCAATGGATTCCTAGTCAAAAAACTCGTCGAACCATTAGGAGATCGCTTGCGACTCAACCAAGCAGTCGCGAGGGTCACACCGTCCAATCGAAATCTCGAGCGATCCTCTCTCATGCTCGATGTGATGAATTGCGAGACCTTCGCCATGACGACCATGGAAGCTGAGCATGTGATTGTGGCGGTACCACAATTTGTGGCGACACGAATGCTTGACGCGGCCTGGATGAAATCACGAGATGAGACACGCGACATCCCCACTGAGGTTTTCTCGTACGGATCATGGGTAGTGGCAAACATCCACTTACGCGATCGGCCTGAGGAAGCTGGATTTCCAATGAGTTGGGACAATGTGATCTCACCATCGGGGTCGTTGGGATACGTCAACGCGACACATCAGTTAGGCATGGATCACGGCCCTACGGTACTGACGTGGTACCAAGCCTTAACGGACGGCCAATCGAACATCATCCGTGAGAAGCTACTTACCCGGACCTGGTCCGAAGTCGCAGAAACAGTGATTATGGATCTTGAGCTCGCCCATCCAGATATCCGCCCCTTGATCACGCGACTCGATGCCATGATATGGGGACATGCGATGCCTCAACCGCATGTTGGCGCGATTTTCCATCCTGCTCGCGCAGCGGCACTGCGATCGATTGGAAACGTGCATTTTGCCTGTACCGACCTGAGTGGTATCGCCTTGTTCGAGGAAGCCTTTGACCATGGATATCGGGCTGCAGCTGCATGCGTCTGA
- a CDS encoding DUF1328 domain-containing protein, translated as MLGWALTFLIIALIAGAFGFLGLAGTAASIAKILFVVFLVLFVIGLIMGRRGPVA; from the coding sequence ATGTTAGGCTGGGCTTTAACTTTTTTAATCATCGCGTTGATTGCGGGTGCATTCGGCTTCCTCGGCTTGGCAGGTACTGCCGCCTCGATTGCCAAGATCCTGTTCGTCGTGTTCCTGGTACTGTTCGTGATCGGGTTGATCATGGGACGCCGCGGTCCAGTTGCTTAA